TTATCTTTTGTACAGATGCCAGATAAGTATGCAGTGGTTATTTTCGAGACGGACGAAGACGATGAAGAAACTGTGGAAATTATTTCAGCATCATGGCTTGAAGAAATAAAAGTAagcaaataaaattatgttatagGCCCATAACATTTCATAAATCGTTACCGTATCTTGAATTAGTGTCTATATTTCAAcacttttaaaaatttgtttcacgTTCACACCGttttggaaaagtgaggagggagggtgTAATTTTTTCTTAATTGACATAGgctaaaattgacattgctataACAGTCAGCATATGCCAGGAAAACGATAAGGTCCTTTTTATATAAGATTATGAGGGGTTAGAACATTTGTAATAAGTTGATTTGCGTTTACAAGTGAAAACTGATCCAAAACTGAGGAGGTATTTGTGGTGGCGGACTCAAAACAAATTGattatttttatttggcctaatgttaTGGTATTTTCCGACAAATATGGTGTATTTTGCTTGAATTCAATATTCTATTGTATTTCCTTTCTAAATAGGGTAAGACATACTGCTTTTGGCCTCCACACAACCAATTCAACAAAGCAAGAAAACACCAGAGGCCAGACAAAGAGCTGTGGAAAAGATACAAAATAAGACGGGTTTGGTTGGTGGGTAAGTTTATCGTTGACATTTTTACTTGCACTGCAAATAcataatcaatttaaaaaaaggagCAGAGCAACACGATGAGTAAATGGAAGTCAATATTAATTAATAAGCTGTACTCAACATGAGTAAAAATGTAATCAATATTGAGTTCCATTTGACTAAATTTGTTACTCTTTTCCCTAATTTTACTCAATAGTtagtaattttcaatatttttatctATAGAGTGTATTCATTCAATACTCTGCGCGGCTCTTTAAACGATATGCCTAGATACGTTATGCCATATCGCCAACTCGACCCCCGGACCCAACcatgaattgtgtgtgtgtgggggggggcttgATTGGGCACTGAGCCAGATTAAGGGAGGGGGCACAGACTGGTTCAATGGGATTTTAAACTTTTCGGGTGTGTGCTTGCGCATGTGTTGCATGGAGTCTTTGTGGGTCAAAAGGTCTGAACGTGTGTTTGGTAATGAACTGGACCGGAGATCATACGAATAAACTGCACTAAATGCATTCACTCCCGACTATTTTCATTTATACAGATGACTTTGAGAAAGCAAAGAGATTGCGGGATAATGCTGTGGATACTTCCCATCCGGAAGATGAAGGCGGCATCGGGGATGAACCGCTGAGGAAGAGGCAACGGCAGGCACCTACCCGACTTATTGACGACACATATGGTGATGACGCCGATATAGAATCTGAAGGTAATTATTTCAAGGGGTACTGTTGGTCGAGGCGGCCaaaaagaaaaatcgattttcattatctatatcaatatattattgaaaactaaTATCTTGATGttatgcaaaagtttattctacaaatcataggctacactttgaaaacttgcttgacttATTGTTGATAATgcgttatgtacattttacaaagggatgctgtttcatccctctttatggcataactcaagaaccacaggacctacaaaaatatatatgtgatatttgaacacgttcgctatgaaatgatctgtgcaatttttgccaaagctcactaccattcgcaagatgctgtgaaccaccaaatcgcaacagtttaaaattgtcACTAACATTCAATGAATTGTTTATTCTGTTTTCCCGCCAAattcattttatgaaaaagacCCAGAGTCTGGTGCGAGAGTGCTGGGCGGTACGTGTTTGAGCCCACAGCGTCTATTATTTCTGTTCTCACGTGCAAAAAAGCGGCTTGCATGAAAATTACCTCGCCAATAACCAACTGATAACGTATAAACTTTGAGAAGTTGATCCAGGCTGCGATGATTATTATTTATGTTAGTTTATGAATGTACACAGGAGCAGAGAACATTCAAAGTTAAGTTATGCTTATTGTATTTGCAGTGTAGTGTTCTTGCTTTCCACAATAATGTGTGTCTGTCCATGCAAAGAAAGTGTCTATAGGTTCATGAATTATCGATATAGATATATCGTTATAGAATTTGTTTTTGCATTGTTTCAGACAGTGAAAGTCTGCTGTCGTCGCCGAAGAAGGTACCACGCCGCACCAGTCCTAGAAAAAAATCGGGAATGAAAGCTGCATTGGGAAATAAGCCCGGCCTACCTGTCTCGCCTAAATTCACACCTGCGGCCGCGGGACATAGTCTACTGAAGACACCACGCTCAGTTAGACCTACAGATGCATCAAAACGCCCACCACAGCCTGTTGCCTCATCAGTGAAGTCAACAAGCCCTTCAACATCCAGATCCAGCCACTCTTCCCCAATGGTCAATCCAGAAAGAAGAAACGCCGAGAGTAAGTTTGCACGTAGTATATTATAAAATCAAGTGGAACACACGATAGCACTTAACGCTCTTTTCACGAGCTAACATGGCTAactgatatatttttttaattaggtCTACATTATATTTGTGATTTTCGTAGTCCACGAAAATCATTAACTGAACGTGCTGAATGTAAAGTGAGTCAATGTACGCGTTGTAAACACCCGGGTGTAAACATAGAAAAAGAAAGACATTAAATATCACAAAAGAATTAACACAAATTTCGTTTATAATTGGTCTTTAGTTTACTGGAGCCCATGAAAAAGCAGGGGGAAATGTTTGGCCCTTCAATAATTTCAATAAACCTATTGTAGCTACATCATGTATAGGCTGTTACGTGAAAGTtctgttattgtttttgtttgttttgcagaCAGCGTCCCTCTTAGGATTCTTCTTAAACTTAACCAAATTGAAGAAAATCAGTTGGAAATTAAGCAAATGCTTAAGAAGATTCACACCACCGGCACCAGTACATCATGTACATCTGGGGATGTAGATGAAATGGAGAACCCTGCGGATTCGATAGAAGAATTGATGCAGATGGATGCTAAACTACGGAATGATGACCAGTTTAAAAAAACAACGGTAAGCAGAAAATTGTTAAAACTTCCCTGTTATTAACATGTTGAAccatataaattaattttatttcctTATATGTCGCTACTCCAAAAGAGGTCCGGGATTTGTTTTATCTTGTCTAGCTGACGGTCTGGCTACCTTACACTCCGGGCTCACACTACGATACTTTTAAGAAGAATGTTTTTATTATACTTTACGTATTTGGTCCAGTCAATGATGTCAGTGCGAATTTGCACAAGCATACAAGCGTCCAAAAATCTGATGTGGCTTTATCCAATACatattcatataatttattatCTATTTCGGAGTATTTAGATCatgttttaagggatctggaatgagctttttgagcgtttcgacagtattttttgtgtgacatgagagcatcagacatatcgatatATATATATcgacatttgatatttttcacatttttgatatataacagtcctcgaagtaaattttataaatctaatgatatatccttaaagtgtatgtagctgggaggaaaagccgacgatcaattgaaaaatttgacctttcatattgaagatatggatttttccccaaaagacctaatttttgttggtgttttgggaaaaatccatatcttcaatacgaaaggtcaaaattttcaattgattgtcggcttttcatcccacctacatagggcctacactttaagaatatatcattagatttataaaattacttCAGTACTGAtttatactgttaaatatcaaaaatatcaatttttaatgatttgacataaaatgtgtattaaattgcgaatttcaaaaaatcaaaattatttgatatcagaatgacattcttcgtattcagaattcaattcgatatgtctgatgtgctctaatgtcccacaataaatactgtccaaacgttcataccccatcccttaagtcatCAACATCATGCATACCATGAATTGCCATGTATGTGTACCGTGATGCAACTTGTTGAAAATGCTTATGCGTTCTACCCGGGGTTCTACCCACGTTCAACTCATGAGTTTGTCCTACACCGTGTCATGCTGCGGTATACGTTTTGGAGACAATCAGTCCGGGTTGCACTATATTTTTTACTCTAGTCTTGTTACTCTCCATGAGTTACAGATTCTATGTTAATGATCTGGCTTATTTTCTGATAGATGAAGTACCTGACTATGGTAGGAGGTGGAGACACTGGCGAAACGGTGCGACGGATGATGAGGAAGGTTGGAACCAATAATGTATGGTCCCAGTATAATATGGTTGGAAGAGGGGGGAAGAGGAGTTTTAAGGCCACAACAGTCTTCAAAGTAATAATGAGTAAGTAAaagtatcatactgcagttactgtccgttttcatatacacaatacacagtgctcttaccattgacgcgtaacctctacaaatagtgtatgttagaagtatgg
Above is a genomic segment from Amphiura filiformis chromosome 10, Afil_fr2py, whole genome shotgun sequence containing:
- the LOC140162128 gene encoding uncharacterized protein; amino-acid sequence: MPDKYAVVIFETDEDDEETVEIISASWLEEIKGKTYCFWPPHNQFNKARKHQRPDKELWKRYKIRRVWLVDDFEKAKRLRDNAVDTSHPEDEGGIGDEPLRKRQRQAPTRLIDDTYGDDADIESEDSESLLSSPKKVPRRTSPRKKSGMKAALGNKPGLPVSPKFTPAAAGHSLLKTPRSVRPTDASKRPPQPVASSVKSTSPSTSRSSHSSPMVNPERRNAENSVPLRILLKLNQIEENQLEIKQMLKKIHTTGTSTSCTSGDVDEMENPADSIEELMQMDAKLRNDDQFKKTTMKYLTMVGGGDTGETVRRMMRKVGTNNVWSQYNMVGRGGKRSFKATTVFKVIMSK